The following DNA comes from Euwallacea fornicatus isolate EFF26 chromosome 28, ASM4011564v1, whole genome shotgun sequence.
TCAAGACATGATAAACTGAAGCACCATATAAGGAAGACACACATTCCTGATTACATCGGAAATTACATGGAGAATACGGCAGAAAGTGATACTTATGTACGCATCTACTTCTAGGCGAAAAGAATTGCATTAATGAGAATTGCTACATATGGATGATGTGTATAATAattgatttcaaaatattttcataccACTTTCCCTATGCAAAAGTAGTATTTGTTATGTAGAATCAGAatgaactaaaataaaaagcaCTCACTACATAAGAGAAAAATCATATTCGCCATTATGTTAAGAATGTTTGAAACTACTCTTATTTTAACTCGTTAACGAACATAATTTGCgattataagaaataattttcgcAGACGATCGGCCATGTTGAATTGGATACCTCTCACCACACTGAAGAATTCGAAGTATCCACTCGTATCACCCGAGAAGATCTTTTGGTTCGAATGGCCTCTGAACCGAAACCTAGACATTTAAACACtcaaaaattggtaaattCTCCTGATGAGGGTCCTGAGGAAGTTATCACTAAATCAGAAGACTCCGCTATACCTTCTATCACACCGCAGTCTTCTGAGGAAACTAAAAGCAATGTTACTGGGCAGAAAAAAGGGAGAGGGAGGCCTAGGAAATATCCTCAAGGTAAGTTACATTTTTACTAACAATATTAtagttaaatataataatataacagGATTTGTAGTGCCTAAACCTTTGATTAAACGCCCAAGAGGACGTCCTCGTATTAACCGATCAGGTATATATACATGGATTTTCTATCAAATATTGTTGCATACTATGCTAAGTACGCTATTATAGTTCGCCCCGCAGCTTTTTCACGGGCCCCTTCAGAAGCCACTCGTAGTGAAGATTACGACATCACTAACATGCCATTTGGAGATCTTGAGTACCTCACTAAACCTCTAAGGATAGGGCAGAATTCAGACACCgtaagttttgattttaattgtttttccattatttttattgtatgtTTTAGTTTGGTGTAAGTACTACTAGATCTGTGGAAGCAAATCTTATGGAGCCCTTAGTTGAAATAGAATTAGATCAGaacaattcaaataaaacaccTTTAAAGGATAAAATTGCGGACAAAGATCTCACAGTACTGCATCACAATACAGCAGGTGCTTTCCTGCAAAATATCGGCCTTTTGGAGAATAGTGCATTAGCTAAAATGGAGATTGGAGAGTGTACGATATCAGTGAGCA
Coding sequences within:
- the LOC136347435 gene encoding uncharacterized protein isoform X3: MIHGVGVKQIRGLIELIYRGSTEISPELTNKICDIAEEFGIKGIVDENDKCSLNTSGRDTRFKGQKRVAVDFENSTAEPHANKLPKTFADASENKTLKASPVVCASLECPESLKTPKDSTDNPVNLTSTTTSPTCSYMPMSAEARRRTKWALKQRKYKCLLCPASFKRASHLSRHQLVHTGERPFACNHCDKAFSRHDKLKHHIRKTHIPDYIGNYMENTAESDTYTIGHVELDTSHHTEEFEVSTRITREDLLVRMASEPKPRHLNTQKLVNSPDEGPEEVITKSEDSAIPSITPQSSEETKSNVTGQKKGRGRPRKYPQGFVVPKPLIKRPRGRPRINRSVRPAAFSRAPSEATRSEDYDITNMPFGDLEYLTKPLRIGQNSDTFGVSTTRSVEANLMEPLVEIELDQNNSNKTPLKDKIADKDLTVLHHNTAGAFLQNIGLLENSALAKMEIGECTISVSSGSGFC